The Brachypodium distachyon strain Bd21 chromosome 4, Brachypodium_distachyon_v3.0, whole genome shotgun sequence nucleotide sequence TTGACGTCCCGGAGGATCTCCGCCTCGGCCGCCTTCCACGGGTCCTCCACGACCCCCGGAGCGGAgggctcgtcgtcgtcggcggtgagTCCACAGAATGGACGACTGTAGCTGGATAGCGCCGGAGAAATGGAGGACGGCGGCAGGCCGCCGCGGAAGAGACGCGTAGCCGCtcgggcgagggcggcggccaagGCCATGGCTTCTTCAGTTGCAGAAGAGACGGCAAGTCGGCAACGGCGACGACAAGGGTTTCTGGCTTGGCTAGTTGGGTTTTTGACCGGTGACGACGAATTTGTGGGCTTGGGCTACTATTTTGAGGAGTCAGGCCCAAAACCACGTTATCTCGCCCCTCACTTCTCTCTCAAACTCTCGAGATTATTCATCGGCAGGCTCTGATCATCGTCGTGGCAATGGATCCCTCATGACCTCATCTCTGCTCCCTCACACCTCACCTCTATTCCTTGTCACTTCCGGCCTGCCATCGGCGTATCACATGTGGGTAACCATCAAAAAACTTAACTTGTGATTCCCGACATGCACCAATAAGCTCGACAAAACATAATTTGAGGTTATCAAAAAGATGTAATTGGGTATCCACAAATCTTCATGGATACCCGGTGGATATTGATATGAATATCGTTTCGGCTCCATGGATACCTTCGTGGATGGATATTGAGTTTGGAGATGGGTGTGGATACGGATATGGATGTAGTCCGCCCGTCCTGACCCGCGCTATTGCCATCCTGAGAGTGACGGCACACCGGTGTACGATATGATGTGTCTATtccttgtttttattttagtgCTCTGAATTCCGCGATCAACAAAGCCAGTTGTGTAATTGTTCAAAAGTATGGTGCCGTCTATAAAAGACATGTCGCACAACAGGAGCACAACAGGAGGAGGCAAAGTAGAGCAGGAGAGGTGTGCCTCCATGGTGCACGCTTAGGAAGAGAGCGAGTTAGCGTGGCTCCTTTTTAGGCCAGGGCCATCGCTCGGAAAAAACTGATCGATCTGATAACGATCGAGGCTGCCAACGAGTTTGAGGGCAAAAAATAAGACTTTTTAGGATCATTCTGGCAAAATGTTGTTTATGCGGCAGTGGTCCTGCCACGCGTGAAGCCCAGAGATGATGTGTTGAGAATAGGATCTTTACGTGActcatcttttgttgaatggAGGGAGCATGTATTTAGGGTTATAAAGATTCGAGTTGGCTGTTGTATACATTTTCAATTTCGAGCAATGCGCATgcataaaatttaaaattcaGGCTGGAATACATTTGAAAGATATAAAAAGAAACATATTAAatactataaaaaaaattaggagtATTCACTTGCAGATAATTTATCGTCGGAGGCACGAGAACATACAACGAGTAATACACGTAAAACAACTAGGCGTGGCAGCTGGCTTGAGTAAGACTGAGCTTGACGTTGACCATGTGGGTCAAGGTTTTATGGTAATTTCGATTCTTTTTCTTGTACGGAGTACATAGATATTTAGCTTAttcgcaaaagaaaaatctactCCAGAGTAGCTAGTAGCACCAGTACTAGTGACAAAATGGCGAGTCATCGAGAcggcaaaagaaaagaaaacggcGTACCCCAGAGGGAGGAGCACTTAACCGGATTTAATCAACCTCGCCACGTCCGTAGCGCTAGCGCAGCAGcatctcctctcctcttctcttgcTCCATTCCGCTCCCCTTTCCCAATCTCCGCCCACCCAACccccaacccccccccccctcctccgcctcccccgtACACTAgatccgccaccgccgccgccacccctcatGGGCCAGTGCCCCTCCGCATCCCGCCATCACCGTCACCATCGcaagctgccgccgccgccgtcccccgcCGCGCAGGCGACGTCGCCTCGTTTCTCCTCCGATGGTGCCGCGGCCGCTGCagaggacgccgccgccgcggcgacggcggactACACCTCTGATCTCCCCGAGGAGCTCCTGGCCGTGGTGTTTGGGTTTCTCGGCTCGGGCGACCGCAAGCGCTGCTCCCTCGTCTGCCGCCGCTGGCTCGCCGCCGAGGCTGCCTCGCGCCTCCGGCTCGCCCTCGACGCGCGAGCGCCGCTCCTCGCGGCGGCCCCTGGGATCCTCGCGCGCTTCTCCGCCGTCTCCAAGCTCGCGCTCAAGTGCGACCGCCGCGCCGAGAGCGTCGGCGACCCCGCGCTCGCCCTCGTCGCACAACGCCTCGGccccggcctccgccgcctcaaGCTCCGCTCCGTCCGTGCCGTCACCGATCACGGCGTCGCCacgctcgccgctgccgccggcaacCTCCGCAAGCTGTCTGTCGGCTCATGTGCCTTCGGTGCCAAGGGGATCGAGGCAGTCCTCCGCTCCTGCCCCCAGCTCGAGGAGCTCTCTGTCAAGCGCCTGCGAGGCCTTGCTAACTCGGAGCCCGTCGCAATCTCTGGCCCTCGTCTCCAGTCTCTGTCCCTCAAGGAGCTCTACAATGGCCAGTGCTTTTCATGTTTAATCACGCAGTCCCCTAACCTCAAAACTCTCAAGGTAATCCGATGCTCTGGCGATTGGGACCCCGTGCTGCAGGCAGTCCCGCAGGATGCTTTGCTGGCCGAGCTTCATCTCGAGAAGCTGCAGGTCAGCGACCATGGCGTCAGTGCTCTATGTGGACTCGAAGTCTTGTACCTTGCCAAGGCCCCAGAGGTCACAGATGTTGGGTTGGCAGCGCTAGCCACCAAGTCGCCACTCTTACGCAAGCTGCATGTTGATGGGTGGAAGGCGAATCGGATTGGTGACCGGGGGCTTGCAACCGTGG carries:
- the LOC100846537 gene encoding F-box protein At1g47056, producing the protein MGQCPSASRHHRHHRKLPPPPSPAAQATSPRFSSDGAAAAAEDAAAAATADYTSDLPEELLAVVFGFLGSGDRKRCSLVCRRWLAAEAASRLRLALDARAPLLAAAPGILARFSAVSKLALKCDRRAESVGDPALALVAQRLGPGLRRLKLRSVRAVTDHGVATLAAAAGNLRKLSVGSCAFGAKGIEAVLRSCPQLEELSVKRLRGLANSEPVAISGPRLQSLSLKELYNGQCFSCLITQSPNLKTLKVIRCSGDWDPVLQAVPQDALLAELHLEKLQVSDHGVSALCGLEVLYLAKAPEVTDVGLAALATKSPLLRKLHVDGWKANRIGDRGLATVARKCAALQELVLIGVNLTSVSLELIAANCPTLERLALCGSDTFGDAEISCVATKCASLRKLCIKACPVSDAGMDKLAEGCPRLVKVKVKKCRGVTFECAERLRASRHGALSVNFDTPGVAGELQDARSVDESGVLENAGSDTVPDDLDDQIGIPDLSCGSSGRPSGWKARLGAFMSRSLSVSVFRRRLQASSCNS
- the LOC100842683 gene encoding protein DCL, chloroplastic isoform X2; its protein translation is MALAAALARAATRLFRGGLPPSSISPALSSYSRPFCGLTADDDEPSAPGVVEDPWKAAEAEILRDVKPVVDLVKDILHSGRYGDGEVLSPDDQKFVVEKLLAHHPCSEDKIGCGLDAIMVN